The proteins below come from a single Aspergillus oryzae RIB40 DNA, chromosome 5 genomic window:
- a CDS encoding YbhB/YbcL family Raf kinase inhibitor-like protein (predicted protein) gives MHYIQYGIGCLLSLLLTGAKGHEDKLFTRGPAFSAYPYPTFFIECPEIGASGSRMDIAHVYDGSGYFPELRWPITTPDTQEYVLVCEDPDELLAAPVIHGIYYGIPPVFIGLHRSDFIEVDSRNDPYRLRGGFKYGANSGGGVYLAPQPARGQGPHRYFFELIALNHTIDQSKLSPMATFDEIARQIEGKIIGWAPISVPSDYLETIARPSG, from the exons ATGCATTACATCCAATACGGTATCggctgtcttctttccctgctcCTGACAGGAGCCAAAGGGCACGAAGACAAACTCTTCACAAGAGGCCCCGCATTCTCCGCTTATCCCTACCCTACATTCTTCATCGAATGCCCGGAGATCGGTGCTTCAGGCTCACGCATGGATATCGCACATGTATACGACGGCAGCGGGTATTTCCCAGAGCTGCGATGGCCCATCACCACGCCAGACACCCAGGAATATGTTCTGGTTTGCGAAGACCCTGACGAACTTCTGGCCGCTCCAGTTATCCACGGAATCTATTATGGAATCCCACCGGTGTTCATCGGTCTGCACCGTTCCGACTTCATTGAAGTGGACTCCAGGAACGATCCTTATCGTCTCCGCGGTGGGTTCAAGTATGGGGCAAATAGTGGAGGAGGGGTCTATCTGGCGCCACAACCAGCTCGGGGTCAAGGCCCTCACCGATATTTCTTTGAGCTCATTGCGCTTAACCACACTATTGATCAAAGTAAACTCAGCCCTATGGCGACTTTTGACGAGATTGCGCGACAGATCGAGGGCAAGATAATCGGATGGG CGCCGATTAGCGTTCCATCTGACTATCTTGAGACCATTGCGAGGCCATCAGGTTAA
- a CDS encoding uncharacterized protein (predicted protein), with the protein MTENTFFDNWAGRSVDFATAGTPSKWILTELLSEKNSQVHGDDFFKNGCIGGAYGTFLCHNVTDSTQRGVMKVLMQVPWEGSQYAPAEHRSSQASGSYELDWNITSQLNALITLTSNNCLSTPRILDLKYGWQETADPVPGGYIIFILMSYLPGVQLTKAFWGLEDSVREQIRQAFKLTWLDCVGSGITPAHPNIEHVFWDAAANKAYVVFPVNNENEVWACLMRNAVYFIYSYIISFRESEPAKREDVWQDVNWSLWGMAKPQESYNSQPDESKWMDSLTLR; encoded by the exons ATGACTGAGAACACTTTCTTTGACAACTGGGCTGGCAGATCGGTTGACTTTGCTACTGCAGGGACACCTTCAAAATGGATTTTGACTGAACTACTCAGCGAAAAGAATAGTCAGGTTCATGGAgatgacttcttcaagaatggaTGTATCGGCGGTGCATATGGCACATTCTTGTGTCACAACGTGACGGACAGTACCCAGCGTGGTGTGATGAAAGTACTCATGCA AGTTCCTTGGGAGGGATCCCAATATGCGCCGGCTGAGCACAGGTCTAGTCAAGCCTCTGGCTCTTATGAGCTGGACTGGAATATAACTAGTCAACTGAACGCGCTGATAACCCTAACAAGCAATAACTGTCTATCCACCCCGCGGATTCTGGATCTGAAATACGGCTGGCAGGAGACAGCAGATCCAGTGCCAGGGggatatattatttttattcttatgaGCTATCTCCCTGGCGTACAGCTGACCAAGGCTTTCTGGGGTCTAGAAGACTCAGTACGTGAGCAGATACGTCAAGCTTTTAAGCTCACCTGGCT CGATTGTGTTGGCTCTGGAATTACACCGGCGCACCCAAATATAGAACATGTTTTCTGGGATGCAGCAGCGAACAAGGCGTACGTGGTATTCCCTGTTaacaatgaaaatgaggTTTGGGCATGCCTAATGAGGAATGCTGTCTACTTTATTTATAGTTATATTATTAGCTTCAGAGAGAGTGAGCCCGCAAAACGAGAAGATGTGTGGCAAGATGTTAATTGGAGTCTCTGGGGCATGGCAAAGCCTCAGGAATCTTATAATTCTCAACCGGATGAAAGCAAGTGGATGGATTCTTTGACCCTGCGGTAG